Proteins found in one Fusarium keratoplasticum isolate Fu6.1 chromosome 12, whole genome shotgun sequence genomic segment:
- a CDS encoding PKS-ER domain-containing protein, translated as MASSKTYTTKQWVLASKPTGAPVLEGDDATFKLQTVTLPPLQDGQILCKVQYFSNDTGLRNFIQSTVAPERFYVPTVPVGSPMRSGIIAEVVESASPTFKAGDLVMDFHLGTWSEYVILDAANSQALSPLPGNLPLTHYLGAFGASGIAAYTGLYMAGEAKPEHTIVISAAAGATGSMAIQIAVKILGAKRVIGIAGSDEKCAWVKEELGAHECINYKSPTFLEDLKAATPDEVDVYFDNVGGHVLDAMLTRIKRHGTIAVCGAVSSYNSDEPMALKNWFELISMRITIRGFIMLDYMDKVPAILGELIGAAADGRIKLHNSETVVEAPIEQQPEVWMRLFSGGNQGKLLTKLII; from the coding sequence atggcctcttCCAAGACATACACTACCAAACAATGGGTCCTCGCCTCAAAGCCCACAGGGGCTCCCGTCCTTGAAGGTGACGATGCAACCTTCAAGCTCCAGACCGTCACCCTTCCTCCCCTGCAAGATGGTCAGATTCTCTGCAAAGTCCAGTACTTTTCCAACGACACTGGTTTGAGGAATTTTATCCAGAGCACCGTGGCGCCTGAGCGGTTCTACGTTCCCACTGTGCCTGTTGGCTCGCCAATGCGATCTGGTATCATCGCTGAGGTCGTCGAGTCTGCGTCGCCGACTTTCAAGGCTGGTGATCTCGTCATGGACTTCCACCTTGGTACATGGAGCGAGTATGTTATCCTAGATGCAGCCAATTCACAGGCTCTTTCGCCCCTTCCGGGCAACCTGCCCCTTACACATTATCTGGGTGCCTTTGGTGCATCCGGCATCGCCGCCTATACTGGCCTGTACATGGCCGGAGAGGCCAAGCCAGAGCACACCATTGTCATCTCAGCCGCAGCCGGCGCCACAGGGTCCATGGCCATCCAGATCGCCGTCAAGATCCTGGGCGCTAAGCGTGTCATTGGCATCGCCGGCTCTGACGAGAAGTGTGCCTGggtgaaggaggagctcggcgCGCATGAGTGTATCAACTATAAGAGCCCAACTTTCCTCGAAGACCTCAAGGCTGCCACCCCTGATGAAGTGGACGTTTACTTTGACAACGTCGGTGGACACGTGCTTGACGCCATGTTGACACGCATCAAGCGACACGGCACGATCGCTGTGTGTGGTGCAGTGAGCAGCTACAACTCTGACGAGCCAATGGCGCTGAAGAACTGGTTTGAGCTCATCTCCATGAGAATCACTATCCGGGGTTTCATCATGTTGGATTACATGGATAAGGTGCCCGCTATTCTTGGAGAGCTCATTGGTGCTGCGGCGGATGGACGTATTAAGCTGCACAACTCGGAGACTGTGGTGGAGGCGCCTATTGAGCAGCAGCCTGAGGTGTGGATGAGACTGTTTAGCGGTGGAAACCAGGGCAAGCTTCTTACGAAGTTGATTATTTGA
- a CDS encoding PNP-UDP-1 domain-containing protein: protein MDLEGARSAALPKPQKTTFAAERKSLSHHDYTVGWVCALPLELGAATAMLDEEHQTLPVGPGDKNTYTLGRIEHYNIVLVCLPSYGTSKAAAVASHMLRSFPNIQAGFMVGIGGGVPTGDADIRLGDIVVGNLVVQYDLGKTVRDGKFERTGGSGKSPPDNLKMAVQNLRGRHSLQPSRIAHILSKTSECHPSTTGKHGRPATFLDRLFEAAYDHIEEPSVRNATPCARCDVSRLVQRPARSNQDFKIHYGKIASGNQVIKHGKTRDHLAQELGAVCFEMEAAGLFDANFPCLVVRGISDYADSHKNNLW from the coding sequence ATGGACCTCGAAGGTGCAAGATCGGCTGCACTTCCGAAACCGCAGAAAACCACTTTCGCAGCTGAACGGAAGTCCCTGTCTCACCATGACTACACGGTCGGCTGGGTGTGTGCCTTGCCACTTGAGCTCGGCGCGGCAACAGCGATGCTCGATGAAGAGCACCAGACGCTACCTGTCGGTCCTGGAGATAAGAACACCTACACATTGGGCAGGATAGAACACTACAACATCGTTTTGGTATGCCTCCCCAGTTACGGCacctccaaggctgccgcAGTGGCTAGCCACATGCTCCGTAGTTTTCCCAACATCCAGGCTGGATTCATGGTTGGCATTGGTGGCGGCGTTCCAACAGGTGATGCTGATATACGGCTTGGCGACATTGTCGTTGGCAATTTAGTCGTGCAATACGATCTCGGAAAGACGGTGAGAGACGGCAAGTTCGAGCGGACAGGTGGCTCTGGCAAGTCGCCGCCAGATAACCTCAAAATGGCTGTCCAAAACCTACGTGGGCGACACAGCTTGCAGCCGAGCCGAATCGCACATATTCTTTCCAAGACGTCGGAGTGTCATCCATCCACTACAGGAAAGCATGGCCGTCCCGCTACATTTCTGGACAGGCTCTTCGAGGCGGCCTACGACCACATTGAGGAACCCAGTGTTCGAAACGCCACACCTTGTGCGCGCTGCGACGTCTCACGACTTGTTCAAAGGCCGGCGCGATCTAATCAGGACTTCAAGATTCACTACGGCAAGATCGCATCTGGCAACCAGGTCATAAAGCACGGAAAGACGCGTGACCACTTGGCCCAGGAGCTCGGTGCGGTGTGCTTCGAAATGGAAGCGGCCGGTCTCTTTGACGCCAACTTCCCGTGCCTTGTGGTCCGTGGCATTAGCGACTACGCAGACTCTCATAAGAACAATCTATGGTAG